A window from Triticum aestivum cultivar Chinese Spring chromosome 6D, IWGSC CS RefSeq v2.1, whole genome shotgun sequence encodes these proteins:
- the LOC123145504 gene encoding uncharacterized protein At5g39570 — protein sequence MASIFWGGAQADEVADFDEHDPTPYGGGYDITLTFGRALPPSDEICYPISTASTSSSSYDSHGAAEQHRRRPQDQDSHGSAGHGRRPEESHGSAAGYGHGRKAHDDDDDDGGAYRKPKPSHGDDDDRPSYGRKKNDDDDDDERRSRYKKRDDDDDDERKPRHKKCDDDDDDDHERRPRYKKRDDDDDDDDDRKPRYKKRDDDDDDDDRKPRYKHDDDEDDDDDRKQRRGNNRRRHDYDD from the exons ATGGCGAGCATCTTCTGGGGCGGCGCCCAGGCCGACGAGGTGGCCGACTTCGACGAGCACGACCCCACCCCCTACGGCGGCGGCTACGACATCACCCTCACCTTCGGCCGCGCCCTCCCGCCCTCCGACGAGATCTGCTACCCCATCTCCACCGCCTCCACCTCGTCGTCATCGTACGACAGCCACGGCGCGGCCGAGCAGCACCGCAGGAGGCCGCAGGACCAGGACAGCCACGGCTCCGCGGGGCACGGGAGGAGGCCGGAGGAGTCACACGGCTCCGCTGCTGGTTACGGGCACGGGAGGAAGgcgcacgacgacgacgacgacgacggtggtgcGTACCGGAAGCCAAAGCCGTcccacggcgacgacgacgaccggCCCAGCTACGGCCGCAAGAAGAAT gacgacgacgacgacgatgagagGCGGTCGCGGTACAAGaagcgcgacgacgacgacgatgatgagagGAAGCCACGGCACAAGAAgtgcgacgatgacgacgacgacgaccatgAGAGGAGGCCGCGCTACAAGAAacgtgatgacgacgacgatgacgacgatgacagaAAGCCGCGTTACAAGAAgcgcgatgacgacgacgacgatgatgataggAAGCCACGTTACAAgcacgatgatgatgaggacgacgacgatgatagGAAGCAGCGTCGCGGGAACAACCGCCGCCGCCACGATTACGATGATTGA
- the LOC123145505 gene encoding probable serine/threonine-protein kinase SIS8 — MKNFFRKLHIGEGSGDGASPPAPPLPRKGSGGGGGGGGGAGHPPLLPEQRQQQPPSVVSSWLDSVPTRPPPPTPPPPAEAEGSASASPGGEDRRPSGPVGERRRAQEEGMERRLSQEGERRRSREEDAVEERVIRESSEAEERKREREKEEDDLEEFQLQLVLEMSARDNPEEMEIEVAKQMSLGFRRPASSLAEVLAARYWNFYALGYDDKITDGFYDLYVIGNGPASINMPSLSELRAQPVSHNSVNWETVLVHRGEDPELMKLEQKASIIAVELRSRNSEFVGNVLIQKLANLVSNHMGGLIFDPENTSRKYQNMIRSLRARIGSVVVPLGQLKTGLARHRALLFKVLADSLDIPCRLLKGRQYTGSDDGALNIVKYDDGREFIVDLVTDPGTVIPSEGAVLSTEFEDCSYSDNHQLSKADTANHLGSSHSGVSNSACDSFEYELLDRRSTSSNVGPSDTDGAATSQTSNQQNTISSFENLSVSTFPSENKPLINESRGTEEAVAPKNKEKPVGANNSLSSSPSSPEVGSTTGFRRMKVKDISEYMIHAARENPQLARKIHEVLLENGVVAPPDLFSEDSMEEPKDLIVCDATLFQSKDEMKRRMNEVGSREYADRGHGPSLSHRPGHELQSKVVPHRALLDSLKPVEGLGIYHHPDIRDNTSPYFSHYEPSAPPQETPSQLSKQLPVTAAAVATAAVVASSMVVAAAKSNSDMKFDVPVAAAATVTAAAVVATTAAVSKQYEHSEPGNQLLSLPSTSERNESVEKAADDFWDKQHTEIGHGQDNALDQERDSAEVPREAERTSDKSSGTESAKSEVTLDDVAEFEMQLEEIAIGERIGLGSFGEVYRGEWHGTEVAVKKFLQQDISSDALDEFKAEVRIMKRLRHPNVVLFMGAITRVPNLSIVTEFLPRGSLFRLIHRPNNLLDEKRRLRMALDVARGMNYLHNCTPVIVHRDLKSPNLLVDKNWVVKVCDFGLSRMKNNTFLSSRSTAGTAEWMAPEVLRNEPSDEKCDVFSYGVILWELCTLQQPWEGMNAMQVVGAVGFQSRRLDIPDNVDPAVAEIITRCWQTDPRARPSFAEIMAALKPLLKPVPANQAPRQRVQQAEG, encoded by the exons atGAAGAACTTCTTCAGGAAGCTCCACATCGGGGAGGGGTCCGGGGACGGCGCgtcgccgcccgccccgccgctcCCCCGCAAGGGCAGCGGCGGagggggcggaggcggaggaggcgcgggccaccctcccctcctccccgagcagcggcagcagcagccgcCCTCGGTGGTGTCCAGCTGGCTCGACTCCGTCCCGACGCGGCCCCCTCCCCCGACGCCCCCGCCCCCCGCGGAGGCGGAGGGGTCGGCGTCCGCGTCGCCGGGTGGGGAGGACAGGCGGCCATCGGGGCCGGTGGGCGAGAGGAGGCGCGCACAGGAGGAGGGAATGGAGCGGAGGCTCTCGCAGGAGGGCGAGCGGCGGCGATCGCGGGAGGAGGACGCGGTGGAGGAGCGGGTCATCAGGGAGTCGTCCGAGGCGGAGGAGAGGAagcgggagagggagaaggaggaggacgaccTCGAGGAGTTCCAGCTGCAGCTCGTGCTGGAGATGAGCGCCCGGGACAACCCCGAGGAAATGGAGATCGAGGTCGCCAAGCAGATGAGCCTGGGCTTCCGCCGCCCCGCGAGCTCCCTCGCTGAGGTCCTCGCGGCCCGATACTGG AATTTCTACGCCCTTGGCTATGATGACAAAATAACAGATGGCTTTTATGATCTCTACGTCATTGGGAATGGGCCGGCATCGATAAACATGCCCTCTCTGAGTGAACTGCGAGCACAGCCAGTTTCACATAATAGTGTCAACTGGGAAACTGTATTGGTTCACAGAGGTGAAGATCCTGAGCTTATGAAACTTGAGCAGAAGGCCTCAATCATTGCTGTTGAACTTCGATCGAGAAATTCAGAATTTGTTGGCAATGTTTTGATTCAGAAACTTGCTAATTTAGTTTCTAACCACATGGGTGGACTAATATTTGATCCTGAGAACACGTCGAGAAAATACCAGAATATGATCAGATCCCTGAGAGCACGTATTGGAAGTGTAGTTGTGCCTCTTGGCCAATTAAAAACTGGTCTAGCTCGTCATCGCGCGCTGCTATTTAAG gttttggCTGATAGCCTTGATATCCCTTGTCGACTCCTGAAAGGAAGGCAGTACACTGGATCGGATGATGGAGCTTTGAACATTGTGAAATATGACGATGGAAG GGAATTCATCGTTGATCTCGTGACAGATCCTGGCACAGTTATTCCTTCAGAGGGTGCTGTTTTGTCTACAGAATTTGAAGACTGTTCCTACTCAGATAACCATCAGTTAAGCAAAGCTGATACGGCCAATCACTTGGGATCTTCTCACAGTGGAGTCTCAAATTCTGCATGTGATTCCTTTGAGTATGAGCTACTTGACAGAAGATCGACATCAAGCAACGTTGGTCCTTCTGATACAGATGGAGCCGCGACTAGTCAAACAAGCAATCAACAAAATACGATAAGTTCTTTTGAAAATTTATCGGTTAGCACATTCCCAAGTGAAAATAAACCTCTTATCAATGAAAGTAGAGGCACAGAAGAAGCGGTGGCACCAAAGAACAAAGAAAAACCAGTTGGTGCAAATAACTCTCTGTCAAGTTCACCTTCTTCCCCAGAAGTGGGCAGCACTACGGGTTTCCGGAGGATGAAAGTAAAGGATATCTCAGAGTACATGATTCATGCTGCCAGGGAAAATCCACAGTTAGCACGGAAAATCCATGAGGTCTTACTTGAAAATGGAGTAGTGGCACCGCCTGACTTGTTTTCAGAAGATTCAATGGAGGAGCCAAAGGATCTAATTGTGTGTGATGCCACCCTATTTCAAAGCAAGGATGAAATGAAAAGGAGAATGAATGAGGTTGGATCAAGGGAATATGCTGATCGTGGTCATGGCCCATCACTGTCTCATCGTCCTGGGCATGAACTCCAATCAAAAGTTGTACCTCACCGCGCACTTCTGGACTCACTTAAACCTGTCGAGGGTTTGGGTATATACCACCATCCGGATATCCGTGATAACACATCTCCCTATTTTTCTCATTATGAACCTTCGGCACCTCCCCAGGAAACTCCGTCACAGCTCTCAAAGCAATTGCCTGTCACGGCTGCTGCTGTTGCAACTGCTGCAGTGGTAGCGTCTTCGATGGTTGTCGCAGCCGCAAAATCTAACAGTGATATGAAATTTGATGTGCCCGTTGCAGCTGCAGCCACCGTTACCGCAGCTGCAGTTGTTGCAACAACTGCTGCTGTTAGCAAGCAATATGAACACTCGGAGCCTGGTAATCAGCTACTTAGTTTACCAAGCACATCTGAACGAAATGAATCAGTTGAAAAAGCTGCAGATGACTTTTGGGATAAACAGCACACTGAAATTGGTCATGGCCAAGATAATGCTCTAGATCAAGAAAGGGATTCTGCTGAAGTTCCTCGGGAAGCTGAAAGAACCTCAGATAAATCAAGCGGGACAGAAAGTGCAAAATCTGAAGTTACACTAGACGATGTTGCAGAGTTTGAGATGCAGTTGGAAGAAATCGCAATCGGGGAACGGATTGGCCTTG GATCATTTGGAGAAGTTTATAGAGGTGAATGGCATGGAACA GAAGTTGCAGTCAAGAAGTTTTTGCAACAAGATATTTCGAGCGATGCTCTGGATGAATTTAAAGCTGAG GTGCGAATAATGAAGCGGTTACGTCATCCTAATGTTGTTCTTTTCATGGGTGCTATCACTCGGGTGCCTAATCTTTCCATTGTCACCGAATTTCTTCCAAG AGGTAGCTTGTTCCGGTTGATTCATCGACCTAACAACCTGTTGGATGAAAAGAGGCGGTTAAGAATGGCACTTGATGTG GCACGAGGTATGAATTATCTGCATAATTGCACACCAGTTATAGTCCATAGAGACCTGAAATCTCCAAATCTACTGGTTGACAAGAACTGGGTTGTGAAG GTTTGTGATTTTGGCCTATCAAGAATGAAGAACAATACCTTCCTatcatcaagatcaacagctggaaCA GCCGAGTGGATGGCACCGGAAGTTCTACGTAATGAACCATCAGATGAGAA ATGCGATGTCTTTAGTTACGGTGTCATACTGTGGGAACTTTGTACGCTACAACAGCCTTGGGAAGGTATGAACGCAATGCAAGTCGTTGGAGCAGTTGGGTTTCAGAGTCGCCGCCTTGATATTCCAGACAACGTCGACCCCGCCGTAGCAGAGATCATAACAAGATGCTGGCAGAC GGACCCAAGGGCGCGGCCTTCATTTGCGGAGATCATGGCTGCATTAAAACCATTACTGAAGCCCGTACCCGCGAACCAAGCACCAAGGCAGAGAGTACAGCAGGCAGAGGGGTAG